ATATTCACAGAACCCCCGCAGTATGCTTTCCTTTTGCTTTCCCGCGTTCAATTCCATGAGCATCGTTTCTACTTAATTACTACTtttcgaaaagagaacaatgTCGTCCGCAAAAGGAAGGTCGGAGAGGAATCTTCCAGCAACACGTATagccctttcttcccaagaaagtgatttcattgttCATTCCAGTACAGTTATGAATAGTTTCATCGATATACTATTGCCTTGTcgtactttttttcgaataggTATGGTGAGCGGGCGCTGGAGAAGCTGTATCGTACTGTTGCATCGATATAAGCAATCGGTTAATGTCCTTAAATACGACGCGGCCACACCTCGATCGACAAGTAGTGTCACTTGGTAATATTGCtctcgtttctacgctgtcacgGTCTGCATCCGGTCCATGCAGGTGAGCTCCTGagggaatccagcttgtttttGAGGTTGGGCTTCATACAGCGTTCTAGATATGCGCCTGAgaatgatcttggtgaatactttgtacaaGACGCTCAGCAAACATATCGGACgatagttccgaaggtcctttCTAATGAATAAGAAcattctcctttctttccgAAGGTAGGACGTCGTATGCAccgctaagattacatgaaggggacggccaccagcccgaagaaagtctcctgatataaaatcaggtcagGGTCAGTGCCaagtttcatgctcttgatagcgactcgtacttccggaAAGGGAATCGATGGTGGAGCTTCAACAGTGGTGATGATCGGTCTTGTCACAGGAGTTGACGAACGGAAAAGTACGAGTAGAATGATTTCCATCTGTCCTGTCcataatgatttccatctctcGACGAGAAGAGGTGCGAGTCTCGTCTTCGCTGCAAGCGGAATATTATTATCGCGGAGGTACCTGCGATACTTCTTTGAACTTGTCCTTTTTTGTGCTCTGCAGTTACTGTTTCTTGTTAACCGCATAAATATGCGATGCAATAGGATCAGGTCTCGAAGACCTTccttccaacaattccttgatggtcttcgaaattcgatctaAGTtggtcgtgcgcggcttcgggacacgctcagcacaggctcgtagtcctctgagcagcatctcgtagtccacgtttgggtcctcctcgatgtaccagtcaccttgggacaaggagtccgtTTGTACGCattcgtcgtagacgacttcttctctctttcgtTGCcaatagcagatgttcttttccatcgtgtggctaagtcgtattttcgcacgaaggaaacgatgatcagaaccactacaaaaggatggtactactgagacgtcaagtagacaccacctctggttggtgagtatgtggtcgatctccgcacgagtcgcgccattgcgcgattcccatgtccaccgacgatgatctttcttcatgaaaagagagttcccatgaaagaggccagcggcggacaacagctgAGATAATTGCTGCTTTCactccggtcccctagtccaaatcttccgatcctgtattcctcttctgtgacctttcctagttttgcgttgaagtctccgacaacgaatctGTAGCCCTCTCGTTGTGGATCACTTCTTTTAGCTCCTTATAAAACGCGTCTAATTCCGATTCAtcagttttcagttttcagtttttgattttggtaTGTAGCAGTTGATGTTGCtaatgggtttttggcgcaaaGAGCGGAGACAAAGGATGGTCAGACGAGGTAAAAGGAGCttgtgagaatcgacaagaagGATGACAGATGGgagcacaacaaaaccaagaCTACTAAAATTTCGTGACGGGTCTTTCTCTCCACGTATGACGAGTGTACCCTCATTCATTTGTCGCACGTTGCTCCTTCTGCTCTTGGTCTCTCGCAGAGCACTCACGTAGAATTGGATGCGCTCCGCACCTCTGAGAAGGAGATGTAGGTCACGGTCTGCAGACACTCTCCTAGAGTTGTAAATGCACACTCAGTCAGTGAGACAGTCTCGATGGCGGGTCGTTGATGTGTCGCCTTGGTTCACAATCAAAGACGTCCTTGGCAACATGAGATTTGATTGCGCGAGGTTAGCTTTCACCAGAGGTCGTCGCCAACCCATATGGATCaaggagccaccttgcgacatctTGCTAAAACGGTAGTGAaccttagcagtggtttactcttagctaggcctCCGAGAAGTCGCAATGTCGGATGTATCGAATACCTTCTCAGCTTAGGAGACCCTACCCGAGCACATATCTCCGCTATgtagttcgacgcccagattCACGCCAACGTGAAGTgataaaccgttgtggaggccAATTCATTACACtggaagtttttgttttgtttcgaaaaaccaaaatcgaaaattagtCGATGAACAGAtggaaatgtgaaaatcgGTAGGTGACAGAAtcgaaggaaaataaataaataaataaaatagtagaagaatcaaatttgcagaaatgttgaaatgttggtgttgaaatatttccatttttattctaaaatctgtgaaatatttttagcCACTGATCAAAGCACATACATAATACGACAAAGGAAGGAGAAGAGTCAGGTGCAGCGGTCGAATTACAGAAGAacaatgagaaagaaaactaaaaaatcaagattttcTGCGACAATGTGAAATTGGAGGATGCAAGATCGACACTCCGCAGAATCAAACTCTTGCAAAGGAGTTGGAAACCtgaaaccacttctaaaagatgaagatttAATTATACGTAGTTTTCAGCCGTTtaagaaaatgacaaaaagctcagattctgtgcacattgttaggtatGTAAGATCGCAAGCAACTTCTTGTTAAGAGGATCaacaaaaatacttcaaacAGTTTTTCGGAAAAGAAGGTTTGCAGGTTTGTTTTTCAGCAACAATTTGGATAGATGGCGAAACCCTTGAAATCGTGATGTAACATCCGATAGAGAAATTCTAAAGATTTAATAAGACTTCTTTCAAGATCATACACTTTTCGGCGAGCAAAAACGAGGATTTTGGGAAGTGTTCACGTTCCAGAAAAGCGGGGCCGCGTTTTAATAAATCACCCATATATTTGTGTTGAGCTACCAACGGGACCCCATACGcataatttcttcctttcgggtcgtctggttctctcaaaatttagatgggaaaagtccgaaaaaaaagtagaaaaattttgaatttaatcCAATTcaagttccaaaaaaactagaaCGTCTCAAAAAACGATTTGAATGTTTTGTAGTGCAAAACTTCCTCTAAAAAATTCCACTCTAAGTCTTTCTCTAGGCCCTTTTATTGCGAATAACTTCGCcatctcccagacctaacaaaGTGCGCAGAATCTCAACTTTTTCGTCATTAACttccattaaatccacttttaaactgcctGAAACTAATAAGCataattgaattcttcatctcttagaagtggtttcaagtttctaactctttggcaaaaatttgactcagcgggGTGTCGAACATAGGTGTTCCCATTCACATATTTTCAACACATTGTGCCTTGTCAGAACGAAATGTTTACGCTTCCATGCTATTGTCTTACGCTTGAAATTCAAtacaatattttgtaatttatgtaattatttaatattattaagtATTTTGTAGTGTATGTAACTACTTAATGCTGCCTAATATTTTGCGACTGTTACCATGCTGTCCTTCATTCATTGCTGCCCCTGCATACTCCCTTACGTTGAATTCCCCCAAAATGTTGACCCgcaaatttaaaggcatcaccccacgaatttgaggtggtgcagatttcaggtggagtattcgtatacaggatgggagactacggagaggggggtgattccgtccatctattcctgattgccgtaaaaaaaacggcccggaagatacggcttcattcattttggcgcaccattttgtacaagaggttcgattggagcgcgccagtcttgtgcggcgccgcatcttccgggccgttttttacggcaattagcaagaaatggacggaatcacctccctctccgtagtctcccatcccgtatacgaatactccacctgaaatctgcaccacctcagattcgtggggtaatgcctttaatcgcACTCTAATCCGAAACGCATTCGGGATGTACACTGCAAAACTGTGACCGTAAACAGACTATGTAACGGGCGTTTTCAATTGCCTTCTTAAGTTTGGGGTGCATTCGGTCTGTTAGTAACTTTGTGAATTCGCGTCAAACAGACAGAAGGGGGAACAGACAAACAGACATACAGTTGATCTTGCGCTCTATATAGTAGGGTGAAGCGGTATGACGCTTGTACGCAACTGCTCACGCAGCTTCTCTCGGGGCccttcggtggagcgtggtgaaacgcttgctggcaccacc
The Necator americanus strain Aroian chromosome I, whole genome shotgun sequence genome window above contains:
- a CDS encoding hypothetical protein (NECATOR_CHRI.G2578.T1) translates to MKKDHRRWTWESRNGATRAEIDHILTNQRWCLLDVSVVPSFCSGSDHRFLRAKIRLSHTMEKNICYWQRKREEVVYDECVQTDSLSQGDWYIEEDPNVDYEMLLRGLRACAERVPKPRTTNLDRISKTIKELLEGRSSRPDPIASHIYAVNKKQ
- a CDS encoding hypothetical protein (NECATOR_CHRI.G2577.T1), whose product is MEIILLVLFRSSTPVTRPIITTVEAPPSIPFPEVRVAIKSMKLGTDPDLILYQETFFGLVAVPFMRISRTLYEAQPQKQAGFPQELTCMDRMQTVTA